The following coding sequences are from one Nicotiana tabacum cultivar K326 chromosome 1, ASM71507v2, whole genome shotgun sequence window:
- the LOC107813113 gene encoding uncharacterized protein LOC107813113, with the protein MASYEALYSRRCRSPIRRFKAGETNLLGPDLVQKAMDKVQLIRQRLLTAQSRQKSYVDKRRRDLVFTIGDKVFLRVSPMKDSSQVLEALTISLDEKLSYEEEPRTIVDRQVRKLRSKKIVFVKVLWRNHTVEEATWEVEKDMQAKYPHLFQFTGVN; encoded by the exons atggcatCGTACGAAGCATTGTATAGTAgaagatgtcgttctcctatcagACGGTTTAAAGCTGGTGAGACTAACTTATTGGGACCCGACTTAGTACAAAAAGCAATGGACAAAGTCCAGTTGATCAGACAGAGATTGCTTACAGCTCAAAGTAGACAAAAGTCTTATGTTGATAAGAGGAGAAGAGATTTAGTGTTCACAATTGGAGACAAAGTGTTCCTACGAGTCTctcctatgaaag ACTCATCTCAGGTGCTTGAAGCACTAACTATATCGCTTGATGAGAagttgtcttatgaggaggagccgaggACAATTGTTGATAGACAAGTAAGAAAGCTACGGTCAAAAAAAATTGTTTTCGTTAAAGTTTTATGGAGAAATCATACCgttgaagaagctacttgggaggtAGAAAAAGATATGCAAGCGAAGTATCCCCATTTGTTTCAGTTTACAG GTGTAAATTAA